In the genome of Nocardia sp. NBC_00416, one region contains:
- a CDS encoding GNAT family N-acetyltransferase: MDNAEAPQPVYRQARFADLEDIAAIEAEVFGEPYLYLMLRQLYDLHGSEWLVAEAGGTVIGYALTLEKSGRALLFTFAVAKRYQGAGFGRALLNQTLHVCRELGADTVSLTVRPDNHPAGNLFKQAGFEFVEHDDRYFGSGEPRDLYEFALRP, from the coding sequence ATGGATAACGCGGAGGCGCCACAGCCGGTATATCGGCAGGCCCGCTTTGCCGATCTCGAGGATATCGCGGCCATCGAGGCCGAGGTCTTCGGTGAACCGTACCTGTACCTCATGCTGCGCCAACTCTACGACCTGCACGGATCGGAATGGCTGGTCGCCGAAGCCGGCGGCACGGTCATCGGTTACGCACTCACCCTGGAGAAGTCGGGGCGCGCGCTGTTGTTCACCTTCGCGGTGGCCAAGCGGTACCAGGGCGCCGGCTTCGGTCGCGCCCTGCTGAACCAGACCCTGCACGTATGCCGGGAACTGGGCGCCGACACCGTGTCTCTCACCGTCCGGCCGGATAATCACCCGGCCGGGAACCTGTTCAAACAGGCCGGTTTCGAATTCGTCGAACACGACGACCGCTACTTCGGCTCGGGTGAGCCCCGCGACCTCTACGAATTCGCGCTGCGTCCCTGA
- a CDS encoding carboxymuconolactone decarboxylase family protein yields the protein MRVDIPEGKDPIGYVWGEMVPGIGIAASNFSLAVYSHTTLGLREFEAARLRIAQINGCVFCLDWRTERDGQKVEAGFDAAVADWRGTDVLDDRARLAAEYAERYALDHHNLDEDFWARITAHYSQAEIVELSMCLGSWLAFGRLNHVLGLDAVCVLPGHAAAGEPGVRPGA from the coding sequence ATCCCCGAAGGCAAGGACCCCATCGGATACGTATGGGGTGAGATGGTCCCCGGTATCGGTATCGCCGCCTCGAATTTCTCGCTGGCGGTGTACTCGCACACCACCCTCGGGCTACGCGAATTCGAGGCGGCGCGGCTGCGGATCGCCCAGATCAACGGGTGCGTGTTCTGCCTGGACTGGCGTACCGAACGCGACGGGCAGAAAGTCGAGGCGGGATTCGACGCCGCCGTCGCCGACTGGCGCGGCACCGACGTGCTGGACGACCGCGCGCGTCTGGCGGCCGAATACGCCGAACGCTATGCCCTCGATCACCACAACCTCGACGAGGACTTCTGGGCCCGGATAACGGCCCACTACAGCCAGGCCGAAATCGTGGAGTTGAGCATGTGCCTCGGTTCCTGGCTCGCGTTCGGCCGCCTCAATCACGTCCTCGGACTCGACGCGGTCTGCGTGCTCCCGGGGCATGCGGCCGCGGGCGAACCGGGCGTGCGGCCCGGCGCCTGA
- a CDS encoding NADPH-dependent FMN reductase, whose product MAADTGSPAEPLHVAVILGSSRDGRFAPTVGDWFLNRAAHHPNLSPTSVDVATTELPHTFGAPAPAIAGPRATLAEADAFVVVTPEYNHSYPGTLKNFIDLHFAEWQAKPVGFVSYGGISGGLRAIEHLRAVFAELHAVTIRDTVSLHNPWGQRDEAGALVADSGADAAATTMLNQLTWWGDALRTARAARPYLG is encoded by the coding sequence ATCGCCGCCGACACCGGCTCTCCCGCCGAGCCCTTGCACGTCGCCGTCATCCTCGGCAGCAGTCGAGACGGACGTTTCGCGCCGACGGTCGGGGATTGGTTCCTGAACAGAGCCGCGCACCACCCGAACCTGTCGCCGACCAGCGTCGACGTCGCGACCACCGAACTCCCCCACACCTTCGGCGCGCCCGCCCCGGCGATCGCCGGACCCCGGGCGACGCTCGCCGAGGCGGATGCCTTCGTCGTCGTCACCCCCGAGTACAACCACAGCTACCCCGGCACACTGAAGAACTTCATCGATCTGCATTTCGCGGAGTGGCAGGCCAAACCCGTGGGCTTCGTGAGCTACGGCGGGATATCGGGCGGGCTACGGGCGATAGAACACCTGCGCGCCGTGTTCGCCGAATTGCACGCCGTCACGATCCGGGACACGGTCAGCCTCCACAACCCCTGGGGACAGCGGGACGAAGCGGGCGCTCTGGTGGCCGACTCCGGCGCCGATGCCGCGGCGACCACCATGCTGAACCAGCTCACCTGGTGGGGCGACGCACTGCGCACTGCCCGCGCGGCCCGCCCGTACCTCGGCTGA
- a CDS encoding NUDIX hydrolase, with translation MGADPGPRVPENLDDFRALARTRLDSFPRIAVPDTDGMRRAAVVLCVVDTGGSLAVLVIRRAYQGRNAGQWALPGGRVEAGETLEQAAIRELHEELGLTTGPEDVLGVLDDFPAASGFAITPIVATLTDITRLAPNPDEVHSVHRADFARLAADDTPHWVPRSAARMHEATPAAEVPPGEPGLLQMRLGPEMTIHAPTGAMLWQFREVVLLGSDPAAARVADFAQPDWTHH, from the coding sequence ATGGGTGCTGACCCGGGACCACGGGTCCCCGAGAACCTCGACGATTTCCGCGCACTCGCGCGCACCCGGCTGGACTCGTTCCCGCGGATCGCGGTACCGGATACCGACGGAATGCGCCGCGCGGCCGTGGTCCTGTGCGTGGTGGATACGGGCGGATCGCTGGCGGTACTCGTCATCAGACGGGCCTACCAGGGCCGTAACGCCGGGCAGTGGGCGCTGCCGGGCGGACGGGTGGAAGCCGGCGAAACGTTGGAGCAGGCCGCCATCCGCGAGCTCCACGAAGAGCTCGGCCTGACGACCGGCCCCGAGGACGTTCTCGGTGTGCTCGACGATTTCCCGGCCGCTTCGGGCTTCGCCATCACCCCCATCGTGGCGACGCTCACCGATATCACCCGGCTCGCACCGAATCCGGACGAGGTCCACTCGGTGCACCGGGCCGATTTCGCCCGTTTGGCCGCCGACGACACTCCGCACTGGGTCCCGCGCAGCGCCGCCCGGATGCACGAGGCGACACCGGCCGCCGAGGTCCCGCCGGGGGAACCGGGACTGCTGCAGATGCGATTGGGCCCGGAAATGACCATCCACGCCCCCACCGGCGCCATGCTGTGGCAGTTCCGGGAAGTGGTGCTGCTGGGTAGCGATCCGGCGGCGGCGCGGGTCGCGGATTTCGCGCAGCCGGACTGGACGCACCACTGA
- the lexA gene encoding transcriptional repressor LexA codes for MTEYDHLDTSTLPVRQRRILVAIREWVVRHGYPPNTRQLGDAVGLRSTSSVSRHLKGLEEKGFLRRGDGMSRPMDIRLFLDTGGERQPDRDAVAVPVVGDIAAGAPILADEHTDDVLTLPRELVGRGTVFGLRVRGDSMVDAAICDGDLVVVRRQPDAQTGEIVAAMLDGEATVKVFRRRGGHVYLEPRNPAYDVLDGDRAVVLGKVVSVMRRM; via the coding sequence GTGACCGAATACGACCACCTCGATACCTCGACCCTGCCGGTACGCCAGCGCCGCATTCTCGTGGCGATCCGAGAGTGGGTGGTACGGCACGGATACCCGCCGAACACCCGGCAGCTGGGCGACGCGGTCGGACTGCGCTCGACCTCGTCGGTGTCGAGGCATCTGAAGGGTTTGGAGGAGAAGGGTTTCCTGCGACGCGGTGACGGTATGTCCCGGCCGATGGATATCCGGTTGTTCCTCGACACCGGCGGGGAGCGGCAGCCGGACCGGGACGCTGTCGCGGTACCGGTCGTCGGCGATATCGCCGCCGGCGCCCCGATCCTCGCCGACGAGCACACCGACGATGTACTCACCCTGCCGCGGGAACTCGTGGGCCGGGGCACCGTATTCGGACTGCGGGTACGGGGCGACTCGATGGTGGACGCCGCGATCTGCGACGGCGATCTCGTGGTGGTGCGCCGCCAACCCGACGCGCAGACCGGAGAGATCGTCGCCGCGATGCTCGACGGGGAGGCCACGGTGAAGGTGTTCCGGCGCCGGGGCGGCCATGTGTACCTGGAACCGCGCAACCCCGCCTACGACGTGCTCGACGGGGACCGGGCGGTGGTACTGGGCAAGGTCGTATCCGTCATGCGCCGGATGTGA